In Candidatus Cloacimonadota bacterium, a single window of DNA contains:
- a CDS encoding thiolase domain-containing protein: MRDVYVIGCGMTKFGEIWESSFRDLFVEAGLKAIKDAGVDHLDSMYVGTMTSGLFVGQEHVSALMADYLGVAPIPAVRLESACCSGGMAVRMGFLDIASGNSDIVLAGGVEKMNDGADVTYALSTAADQEYECFHGITFPGLYAMIARAHMHKFGTTRDQLAQVSVKNHFNGSMNPNAQFQRKVNLEQVKNAVLVADPLTVMDSSPVSDGGACVILASEEVAKKLKRPMIKIIGSGAATDSLALDQREDITTLNAVKVSGERAFKMAGLKPSDIDLAEVHDCFTIAEICILEELGFTEKGNGGKFTEQGHTALTGKIPINTSGGLKSKGHPVGATGVAQVVEIYEQLTGKSGERQIKNAKIGLAQNMGGSGASSVTHILKKLND; this comes from the coding sequence ATGAGAGATGTATATGTAATTGGTTGTGGAATGACGAAATTCGGTGAAATCTGGGAATCATCTTTTCGCGATCTATTTGTAGAAGCAGGATTAAAAGCGATCAAAGATGCTGGAGTCGATCATCTGGATTCAATGTATGTCGGAACCATGACATCAGGTCTTTTTGTAGGGCAGGAACATGTTAGTGCATTAATGGCAGATTATCTGGGAGTTGCTCCAATTCCGGCAGTTCGACTTGAATCTGCTTGTTGTTCCGGGGGAATGGCTGTGAGAATGGGATTCCTCGATATTGCATCCGGAAATTCAGATATTGTTCTTGCTGGTGGAGTTGAGAAAATGAATGACGGAGCAGATGTAACTTATGCTCTTTCAACAGCAGCTGATCAGGAATATGAATGTTTTCATGGTATTACTTTTCCGGGATTATATGCAATGATAGCCCGTGCTCACATGCACAAATTCGGAACAACCAGAGATCAACTCGCTCAAGTATCTGTGAAAAATCATTTCAACGGTTCAATGAATCCAAATGCTCAATTTCAACGAAAAGTGAATCTTGAGCAAGTTAAGAATGCTGTTCTGGTTGCTGATCCGTTGACAGTTATGGATAGTTCTCCGGTTTCTGATGGTGGTGCTTGCGTCATTTTAGCTTCTGAAGAAGTTGCAAAAAAATTAAAGAGACCGATGATCAAAATAATCGGTTCCGGAGCAGCAACAGATTCATTAGCTTTAGATCAGCGAGAAGACATTACAACTTTAAATGCAGTTAAAGTTTCGGGAGAACGAGCCTTTAAAATGGCAGGATTAAAACCTTCCGATATCGATCTGGCAGAAGTTCATGATTGCTTTACTATTGCGGAGATCTGTATTCTCGAAGAACTCGGTTTTACTGAAAAAGGAAATGGCGGAAAATTCACCGAACAAGGTCATACAGCACTAACTGGAAAAATACCGATCAATACTTCCGGTGGTTTGAAATCCAAAGGTCATCCTGTTGGTGCGACAGGAGTTGCACAAGTCGTTGAAATCTATGAACAATTGACCGGAAAATCGGGTGAGAGACAGATCAAGAATGCGAAAATCGGTTTAGCTCAAAATATGGGCGGATCGGGTGCTTCTTCGGTTACTCATATATTGAAAAAACTAAATGACTAA